The following coding sequences lie in one Nocardioides sambongensis genomic window:
- a CDS encoding WD40/YVTN/BNR-like repeat-containing protein: MTTILMVGTRKGLWIGRSEDRETWDFTGPHHDMEEVYSCLVDTRPTASGGPPRLLAGASSSWLGPQVRWSDDLGATWQETPGGGIRFPDGAGATVERVWQLVPGVEDGVVWAGTEPGAVWRSADGGASFALVEGLWNHPHRAEWGAGFGGQAFHTILPHPDAPESMTVAISTGGVYRTTDGGASWSPRNAGIRADFLPEDQQYPEFGQCVHKVARHPARPARLFAQNHGGVYRSDDEGGAWTSIGDTLPSDFGFPVVVHPHRPDTLYVFPLAGGGEGRYPPEGRARVWSSDDAGASWTSYDAGLPESFFVGVMRDGMCIDADDPAGVYLGARNGTVWASADDGRSWRQVVANLPDVMALKVGSY; this comes from the coding sequence ATGACCACCATCCTCATGGTCGGCACCCGCAAGGGGTTGTGGATCGGACGGTCCGAGGACCGGGAGACCTGGGACTTCACCGGGCCCCACCACGACATGGAGGAGGTCTACTCCTGCCTGGTCGACACCCGACCGACCGCCTCAGGAGGACCGCCCCGGCTGCTCGCCGGGGCCTCGTCGAGCTGGCTCGGCCCGCAGGTGCGCTGGTCCGACGACCTGGGCGCGACCTGGCAGGAGACCCCGGGCGGCGGCATCCGCTTCCCGGACGGTGCCGGCGCCACCGTCGAGCGGGTCTGGCAGCTGGTGCCCGGTGTCGAGGACGGCGTGGTCTGGGCCGGCACCGAGCCGGGCGCGGTCTGGCGCTCCGCCGACGGCGGTGCCAGCTTCGCCCTGGTCGAGGGCCTGTGGAACCACCCGCACCGCGCCGAGTGGGGCGCGGGCTTCGGTGGCCAGGCGTTCCACACCATCCTCCCGCACCCCGACGCCCCGGAGTCGATGACGGTCGCGATCTCCACCGGCGGCGTCTACCGGACCACCGACGGCGGGGCGTCCTGGTCGCCGCGCAACGCTGGCATCCGCGCCGACTTCCTGCCCGAGGACCAGCAGTACCCCGAGTTCGGGCAGTGCGTGCACAAGGTCGCCCGGCACCCGGCGCGACCGGCGCGCCTCTTCGCCCAGAACCACGGCGGCGTCTACCGCTCCGACGACGAGGGTGGTGCGTGGACCTCGATCGGCGACACCCTGCCCAGCGACTTCGGGTTCCCCGTGGTTGTCCACCCGCACCGGCCCGACACCCTCTACGTCTTCCCGCTGGCCGGTGGTGGGGAGGGCCGGTACCCACCCGAGGGCCGGGCCCGGGTGTGGTCCTCCGACGACGCCGGCGCCTCCTGGACGTCGTACGACGCCGGGCTGCCCGAGTCGTTCTTCGTCGGCGTGATGCGCGACGGGATGTGCATCGACGCGGACGATCCGGCAGGGGTGTACCTCGGCGCCCGCAACGGCACGGTCTGGGCCTCGGCCGACGACGGACGCAGCTGGCGCCAGGTCGTGGCGAACCTCCCGGACGTGATGGCGCTGAAGGTGGGCAGCTACTGA
- the ilvD gene encoding dihydroxy-acid dehydratase: MSDSPEIDIKPRSRDVTDGLERAAARGMLRAVGMGDDDFAKPQIGVASSWNEITPCNLSLDRLAKAVKNGVHAAGGYPLEFGTISVSDGISMGHEGMHFSLVSREVIADSVEVVMNAERLDGSVLLAGCDKSLPGMMMAAARLDLASVFLYAGSIMPGNVDGRDVTIIDAFEAVGACLAGRISRDEVDRIERAICPGEGACGGMYTANTMAAVGEALGMSLPGSAAPPAVDRRRDGFAHKSGEAVVEMLRRGITARQIMTKEAFENAITVVMALGGSTNAVLHLLAIAREAEVDLTLDDFNRIGDRVPHLADLKPFGKYVMNDVDKIGGIPVVMKALLDAGLLHGDCLTVTGRTMAENLAEIAPPDLDDDVIHKLDRPIHATGGLTILKGSLAPEGAVVKSAGFDESVFRGTARVFDGERAAMDALEAGGIGAGDVVVIRYEGPKGGPGMREMLAITGAIKGAGLGKDVLLVTDGRFSGGTTGLCVGHIAPEAVDGGPIAFVRDGDPIVLDVQNRTLDVEMDDLEERRTGWSPRPPKYTRGVLGKYAATVGSAAHGAVTG, from the coding sequence ATGAGCGACAGCCCCGAGATCGACATCAAGCCCCGCTCGCGCGACGTCACCGACGGACTGGAACGGGCCGCCGCCCGCGGGATGCTGCGCGCGGTCGGGATGGGGGACGACGACTTCGCCAAGCCGCAGATCGGGGTCGCCTCCAGCTGGAACGAGATCACCCCGTGCAACCTCTCCCTCGACCGGCTGGCCAAGGCCGTCAAGAACGGGGTGCACGCCGCCGGCGGCTATCCGTTGGAGTTCGGCACGATCTCGGTCTCCGACGGGATCTCGATGGGTCACGAGGGGATGCACTTCTCGCTGGTCTCCCGCGAGGTGATCGCGGACTCGGTGGAGGTCGTGATGAACGCCGAGCGGCTGGACGGCTCGGTGCTGCTGGCCGGCTGCGACAAGTCGCTGCCCGGGATGATGATGGCGGCCGCCCGCCTCGACCTGGCCAGCGTCTTCCTCTACGCCGGCTCGATCATGCCGGGCAACGTGGACGGCCGCGACGTCACGATCATCGACGCCTTCGAGGCGGTCGGTGCCTGCCTCGCGGGTCGGATCAGCCGCGACGAGGTCGACCGCATCGAGCGGGCCATCTGCCCCGGCGAGGGCGCCTGCGGCGGCATGTACACCGCGAACACGATGGCCGCCGTGGGGGAGGCGCTGGGCATGTCGCTGCCCGGCTCGGCGGCCCCGCCCGCCGTCGACCGGCGCCGTGACGGGTTCGCGCACAAGTCCGGCGAGGCCGTGGTCGAGATGCTCCGCCGGGGCATCACCGCGCGCCAGATCATGACCAAGGAGGCGTTCGAGAACGCGATCACCGTGGTGATGGCGCTCGGCGGCTCCACCAACGCCGTGCTGCACCTGCTGGCGATCGCCCGCGAGGCCGAGGTCGACCTCACCCTGGACGACTTCAACCGGATCGGTGACCGGGTGCCGCACCTGGCCGACCTCAAGCCGTTCGGCAAGTACGTGATGAACGACGTCGACAAGATCGGCGGCATCCCGGTGGTGATGAAGGCCCTCCTCGACGCGGGCCTGTTGCACGGCGACTGCCTCACCGTCACCGGACGGACCATGGCCGAGAACCTCGCCGAGATCGCTCCACCCGACCTCGACGACGACGTGATCCACAAGCTCGACCGGCCGATCCACGCCACCGGCGGCCTCACCATCCTCAAGGGCTCTCTCGCGCCGGAGGGCGCGGTGGTGAAGTCGGCCGGCTTCGACGAGTCGGTCTTCCGTGGCACCGCCCGGGTCTTCGACGGCGAGCGGGCCGCGATGGACGCGCTCGAGGCCGGCGGGATCGGTGCCGGCGACGTGGTGGTCATCCGGTACGAGGGCCCCAAGGGTGGGCCCGGGATGCGGGAGATGCTGGCCATCACCGGGGCGATCAAGGGCGCCGGCCTGGGCAAGGACGTGCTGCTCGTCACCGACGGGCGGTTCTCCGGCGGCACCACCGGCCTGTGCGTGGGGCACATCGCCCCGGAGGCGGTCGACGGCGGGCCGATCGCTTTCGTCCGGGACGGCGACCCGATCGTGCTGGACGTGCAGAACCGGACGCTCGACGTGGAGATGGACGACCTGGAGGAGCGCCGGACCGGCTGGTCGCCGCGGCCGCCGAAGTACACCCGGGGCGTCCTCGGCAAGTACGCGGCCACCGTCGGGTCGGCCGCGCACGGCGCCGTCACCGGCTGA
- the ggt gene encoding gamma-glutamyltransferase produces MHTRLRLTGLAATGLLLAGLVAPAAPPAHAGERGHPGGHHGHPGGGHGHPGGGHGHPGGGHGGTPAKQPVAVGYGGAVSTVDADATAAGLEVLRRGGNATDAAVAAAAALGVTEPYSAGVGGGGYFVHYSSRTGRVATIDGRETAPAGFQRDSFIDQETGAPYPFSPERVTSGVAVGVPGTAATWDRALRRWGSIGLRSALRPGTRLAQRGFVVDETFRSQTLDNAERFAAFTSTSEQFLPDGDAPQVGTRFRQPDLAATYRLLARRGVGALYTGPVAEDIVDAVTDPPTTAENELPVPPGTMTTADLAGYRTIDRAPTRVGYRGYEVYGMAPSSSGGTTVGEALNILEQSDTSTMDEVDVLHHYLEASALAFADRGAYVGDPAYVDVPTDDLLSDTFAAERACRIDPGAALTKPVPAGDVTDYDGVCDDGAGDARAWEDNGVSTTHLTTADRWGNVVSYTLTIEQTGGSGIVVPGRGFLLNNELTDFSATWSAADPNAPEAGKRPRSSMSPTIVLEDGEPFLALGSPGGSTIITTVLQTLVNRIDLGMPISEALAAPRASQRNTAAVTSEPAFIDAWEDALSGYGHTLVPAGDAFTSAAEIGAATGIEFGRHGRMTAVAEPTRRGGGAAGVVSRRGHHW; encoded by the coding sequence ATGCACACTCGACTCCGTCTGACCGGCCTCGCGGCCACGGGTCTTCTCCTCGCCGGGCTGGTCGCGCCGGCGGCGCCGCCGGCCCACGCCGGCGAGCGAGGACACCCCGGCGGCCACCACGGACATCCGGGCGGCGGCCACGGACATCCGGGCGGCGGTCACGGACATCCGGGCGGCGGTCACGGGGGCACGCCGGCGAAACAGCCCGTCGCGGTCGGGTACGGCGGCGCGGTCAGCACGGTGGACGCCGACGCCACGGCCGCCGGCCTGGAGGTGCTGCGCCGGGGCGGCAACGCCACGGACGCCGCGGTCGCGGCCGCCGCCGCGCTCGGCGTCACCGAGCCCTACTCCGCCGGGGTCGGCGGGGGTGGCTACTTCGTGCACTACTCCTCCCGGACCGGCCGGGTCGCGACGATCGACGGCCGCGAGACGGCGCCGGCCGGCTTCCAGCGGGACTCGTTCATCGATCAGGAGACCGGCGCGCCGTACCCGTTCTCCCCCGAGCGGGTGACCAGTGGGGTCGCTGTCGGGGTGCCCGGCACCGCCGCCACCTGGGACCGCGCGCTGCGGCGCTGGGGCAGCATCGGGCTGCGCTCCGCGCTGCGCCCCGGCACCCGGCTGGCGCAGCGCGGCTTCGTGGTCGACGAGACCTTCCGCAGCCAGACGCTGGACAACGCCGAGCGGTTCGCCGCGTTCACCTCGACCAGCGAGCAGTTCCTGCCCGACGGAGACGCACCGCAGGTCGGCACCCGGTTCCGCCAGCCCGACCTCGCCGCCACCTACCGCCTGCTCGCGCGCCGAGGCGTCGGCGCGCTCTACACGGGCCCGGTGGCCGAGGACATCGTCGACGCGGTCACCGACCCGCCCACCACCGCCGAGAACGAGCTCCCGGTGCCGCCGGGCACGATGACCACCGCGGACCTCGCCGGCTACCGGACGATCGACCGCGCGCCGACCCGGGTCGGCTACCGGGGCTACGAGGTCTACGGGATGGCACCCTCCTCCTCCGGCGGCACCACGGTCGGCGAGGCGCTGAACATCCTCGAGCAGTCCGACACCTCGACGATGGACGAGGTCGACGTGCTGCACCACTACCTGGAGGCCTCCGCGCTCGCCTTCGCCGACCGCGGGGCCTACGTGGGCGACCCGGCGTACGTCGACGTACCCACCGACGACCTGCTCAGCGACACCTTCGCCGCGGAGCGGGCCTGCCGGATCGACCCGGGTGCCGCGCTCACCAAGCCGGTGCCGGCCGGCGACGTGACCGACTACGACGGCGTCTGCGACGACGGTGCCGGCGACGCCCGCGCCTGGGAGGACAACGGGGTCTCCACCACCCACCTCACCACCGCCGACCGATGGGGCAACGTGGTCTCCTACACGCTGACCATCGAGCAGACCGGCGGCTCCGGCATCGTGGTCCCCGGCCGCGGCTTCCTGCTCAACAACGAGCTCACCGACTTCTCCGCCACCTGGTCGGCCGCCGACCCCAACGCGCCCGAGGCGGGCAAGCGGCCGCGGTCGTCGATGTCACCGACGATCGTGCTCGAGGACGGCGAGCCGTTCCTCGCCCTCGGCTCGCCGGGCGGTTCCACGATCATCACCACGGTGCTGCAGACACTGGTCAACCGGATCGACCTGGGCATGCCGATCAGCGAGGCGCTCGCCGCGCCGCGCGCCAGCCAGCGCAACACCGCCGCGGTGACCAGTGAGCCGGCGTTCATCGACGCCTGGGAGGACGCGCTGTCGGGCTACGGCCACACCCTGGTGCCGGCCGGCGACGCCTTCACCTCCGCCGCCGAGATCGGCGCCGCGACCGGGATCGAGTTCGGCCGGCACGGGCGGATGACGGCGGTCGCCGAGCCGACCCGGCGTGGCGGCGGCGCGGCCGGGGTGGTCTCCCGCCGCGGACATCACTGGTAG
- a CDS encoding GNAT family N-acetyltransferase produces MVGEASAQGAPTGPVVPGWEPRPAPEPVTLRGEHVAVVPLTSARYADLFATTCDPDGPDLWTYRPVERPRTLPELWMLLAAVAEADPTFALVPAEGPSAGRAAGIASLARVEPAHGQVEVAGVLLGTGLARTTAATEAIHLLMAYALDDLGYRRFEWKCDSLNEPSRRAAVRLGFTYEGRFRQHLVVKGRNRDTDWFSVTDAEWPRVGAAHRAWLAAENRDADGRQRRSLGSFLADA; encoded by the coding sequence GTGGTGGGAGAGGCTTCGGCGCAGGGCGCACCGACGGGACCGGTGGTGCCCGGTTGGGAGCCGCGGCCGGCGCCCGAGCCGGTCACCCTGCGCGGCGAGCACGTCGCGGTGGTCCCGCTCACCTCGGCCCGGTACGCCGACCTCTTCGCCACGACCTGCGACCCCGACGGCCCGGACCTGTGGACCTACCGCCCGGTCGAGCGGCCCCGCACCCTGCCGGAGCTGTGGATGCTTCTCGCCGCCGTGGCCGAGGCCGATCCGACCTTCGCCCTGGTGCCGGCCGAGGGGCCGAGCGCGGGCCGTGCCGCCGGCATCGCCTCGCTCGCCCGGGTGGAGCCCGCGCACGGCCAGGTCGAGGTCGCCGGTGTGCTGCTCGGCACCGGGCTGGCCCGCACCACCGCCGCCACCGAGGCGATCCACCTGCTGATGGCGTACGCCCTCGACGACCTGGGGTATCGCCGGTTCGAGTGGAAGTGCGACAGCCTCAACGAACCGTCCCGGCGGGCCGCGGTCCGGCTCGGCTTCACCTACGAGGGGCGGTTCCGCCAGCACCTCGTGGTCAAGGGCCGCAACCGCGACACCGACTGGTTCTCGGTGACCGACGCGGAGTGGCCGCGGGTGGGTGCCGCGCACCGGGCCTGGCTGGCTGCGGAGAACCGCGACGCCGACGGGCGGCAGCGACGCTCGCTCGGCTCCTTCCTCGCGGACGCCTGA
- a CDS encoding VOC family protein translates to MDPRISFVTLAVADLERTRRFYVDGLGWSPEVDVPGEVLMIRAGERLVLSLWDRGHFEAEVGARAATDGVPPLTLAHNVATPDQVDAVLAEARTAGAREVADGRAREWGGYTGYFADPDGFRWEVAHNPGPIGLSVLPEG, encoded by the coding sequence ATGGACCCGCGGATCAGCTTCGTCACCCTCGCCGTCGCCGACCTCGAGCGGACCCGGCGCTTCTACGTCGACGGGCTGGGGTGGAGCCCCGAGGTGGACGTGCCGGGGGAGGTGCTGATGATCCGTGCCGGGGAGAGGCTGGTGCTCTCGCTCTGGGACCGCGGGCACTTCGAGGCCGAGGTCGGCGCGCGTGCCGCCACCGACGGCGTGCCGCCGCTGACCCTGGCCCACAACGTGGCCACCCCGGATCAGGTCGACGCCGTCCTCGCCGAGGCCCGGACCGCCGGCGCCCGGGAGGTCGCCGACGGGCGAGCACGCGAGTGGGGCGGTTACACCGGCTACTTCGCCGACCCGGACGGCTTCCGCTGGGAGGTCGCGCACAACCCCGGCCCGATCGGCCTCTCCGTCCTTCCGGAGGGCTGA
- a CDS encoding 4a-hydroxytetrahydrobiopterin dehydratase, producing MSDPKQPLTESEVRAADLADWRQILGRIRARFRTGDFATGLALVDRIGASAEAADHHPDVTLTYPEVIVTLSSHDVHGITSRDVDLAREISAHAADLGVSADVSGLTQLELGLDTTAGERLAPFYTALLGSEVQQGEPVDPSGQVPTVWWQQPGEAGDDGPALPAPEVEQRWHFDVWVPHDEAERRLQAVLDAGGTLISDAAAPSYWVVADADGNRSCICTSAGR from the coding sequence ATGAGTGACCCGAAGCAGCCCCTCACCGAGTCGGAGGTCCGCGCGGCGGACCTGGCGGACTGGCGCCAGATCCTCGGCCGGATCCGGGCGCGGTTCCGCACCGGCGACTTCGCCACCGGCCTCGCCCTGGTGGACCGGATCGGGGCGTCGGCCGAGGCCGCCGACCACCACCCGGACGTGACGCTCACCTACCCCGAGGTGATCGTGACGCTCTCCAGCCACGACGTGCACGGCATCACCAGTCGCGACGTCGATCTCGCCCGGGAGATCAGCGCGCACGCCGCCGACCTCGGGGTGAGCGCCGACGTCTCCGGGCTGACCCAGCTCGAGCTCGGCCTGGACACCACCGCGGGGGAGCGGCTCGCGCCGTTCTACACCGCCCTGCTCGGCAGCGAGGTGCAGCAGGGCGAGCCGGTGGATCCCAGCGGCCAGGTGCCCACGGTGTGGTGGCAGCAGCCCGGCGAGGCCGGAGACGACGGGCCCGCCCTGCCCGCCCCCGAAGTCGAGCAGCGCTGGCACTTCGACGTCTGGGTGCCGCACGACGAGGCGGAGCGGCGGCTGCAGGCGGTCCTCGACGCGGGCGGCACGCTGATCAGCGACGCCGCCGCGCCGTCGTACTGGGTGGTGGCGGACGCGGACGGCAACCGGAGCTGCATCTGCACCTCGGCGGGTCGCTGA
- a CDS encoding acetolactate synthase large subunit, which translates to MSEQHGGTITGAQSLVRSLEAAGVTDIFGIPGGAILPAYDPLMDSSIRHILVRHEQGAGHAAQGYAAATGKVGVCMATSGPGATNLVTPLADAHMDSVPMVAVTGQVAASLIGTDGFQEADIRGITMPITKHNFLVTDPADIPARIAEAFHIASTGRPGPVLVDVTKSALQAMTDFRWPNEIVLPGYRPVTRPHAKQIKEAARLILDARKPVLYVGGGTIRAGAHRELLALAELTGIPVVTTLMARGAFPDSHPQHLGMPGMHGTVAAVAGLQKSDLIISLGARFDDRVTGNLDSFAPGAKVIHADIDPAEIGKNRHADVPIVGDVREVLVDLITTLRTEADAGNTGDYEGWVAFCAGVKARYALGYEKPADGGLAPQYVLERLGAISGPDTIFTAGVGQHQMWAAQFIGYEKPNTWLNSGGLGTMGYSVPAAMGAQVGMPDSTVWAVDGDGCFQMTNQELATCAINNIPIKVAVINNESLGMVRQWQTLFYNERYSNTDLHSKRIPDFVKLAEAYGCVGLACESPDDVDATIAKAMEINDVPVVVDFRVHRDAMVWPMVAAGTSNDEIKYARDLAPQFDEDDL; encoded by the coding sequence ATGAGTGAGCAGCACGGCGGGACGATCACCGGGGCGCAGAGCCTGGTGCGGTCGCTGGAGGCGGCCGGAGTCACCGACATCTTCGGCATCCCGGGCGGCGCGATCCTCCCGGCCTACGACCCGCTGATGGACTCCTCCATCCGCCACATCCTGGTCCGCCACGAGCAGGGCGCCGGCCACGCCGCGCAGGGCTACGCCGCGGCCACCGGCAAGGTCGGCGTCTGCATGGCGACCTCCGGCCCGGGCGCGACCAACCTGGTCACCCCGCTGGCCGACGCGCACATGGACTCGGTGCCGATGGTCGCGGTGACCGGACAGGTCGCGGCCTCGCTGATCGGCACCGACGGCTTCCAGGAGGCCGACATCCGCGGCATCACCATGCCGATCACCAAGCACAACTTCCTGGTGACCGACCCCGCGGACATCCCGGCGCGGATCGCCGAGGCCTTCCACATCGCCTCCACCGGCCGTCCCGGACCGGTCCTGGTCGACGTCACCAAGTCGGCGCTGCAGGCGATGACCGACTTCCGCTGGCCGAACGAGATCGTGCTGCCCGGCTACCGCCCGGTGACCCGACCGCACGCCAAGCAGATCAAGGAGGCCGCCCGGCTGATCCTCGACGCGCGCAAGCCGGTGCTCTACGTCGGCGGCGGCACCATCCGCGCCGGCGCGCACCGCGAGCTGCTCGCCCTCGCCGAGCTGACCGGCATCCCGGTGGTCACCACGCTGATGGCCCGGGGCGCGTTCCCCGACAGCCACCCGCAGCACCTCGGCATGCCCGGGATGCACGGCACCGTGGCCGCCGTCGCGGGTCTGCAGAAGAGCGACCTGATCATCAGCCTCGGCGCCCGGTTCGACGACCGGGTCACCGGCAACCTGGACTCCTTCGCTCCCGGTGCGAAGGTGATCCACGCCGACATCGACCCCGCCGAGATCGGCAAGAACCGCCACGCCGACGTCCCGATCGTCGGGGACGTCCGCGAGGTGCTGGTCGACCTGATCACCACGCTGCGCACCGAGGCCGACGCCGGCAACACCGGCGACTACGAGGGCTGGGTGGCGTTCTGTGCCGGGGTGAAGGCCAGGTACGCCCTGGGGTACGAGAAGCCGGCCGACGGCGGGCTCGCCCCGCAGTACGTCCTGGAGCGGCTCGGGGCGATCAGCGGTCCGGACACCATCTTCACCGCCGGCGTCGGGCAGCACCAGATGTGGGCCGCGCAGTTCATCGGCTACGAGAAGCCCAACACCTGGCTCAACTCCGGAGGGCTCGGCACCATGGGCTACTCCGTCCCCGCGGCGATGGGTGCCCAGGTCGGCATGCCGGACTCGACCGTCTGGGCGGTCGACGGCGACGGCTGCTTCCAGATGACCAACCAGGAGCTGGCCACCTGCGCGATCAACAACATCCCGATCAAGGTCGCGGTGATCAACAACGAGTCGCTCGGGATGGTCCGCCAGTGGCAGACCCTCTTCTACAACGAGCGCTACTCCAACACCGACCTGCACTCCAAGCGGATCCCGGACTTCGTGAAGCTGGCCGAGGCCTACGGTTGCGTCGGCCTGGCCTGCGAGTCGCCCGACGACGTCGACGCCACCATCGCCAAGGCGATGGAGATCAACGACGTCCCGGTGGTGGTCGACTTCCGGGTGCACCGCGACGCCATGGTGTGGCCGATGGTCGCCGCCGGCACCAGCAACGACGAGATCAAGTACGCGCGCGACCTCGCGCCGCAGTTCGACGAAGACGACCTCTGA